CGAATCCAGTTCCTAATCTGAACTGGGTGCGTGATAATTGCTGTGCTAAAGTTAGAACGATTATTGTGTTTTATTCTGTTGTATCATTACATTTCCTACCTCTTTACTGTTTTGTATGCGTAAATATTGTTATTTCATGCTTATTTTGTGGACTCTGATGGATTAGTCCAAGTTGGGGCTTAGGAAATTCGTATGAGGATTCTAGGGAACTTGGTGAGATGTATACCTGCAGCTGCTCATACACATAGTTAAGACCAATAACAGCTATGAGTCGGCTAGATCATGATGACCAACTAAACTAGTAGTGGCTCTAGACGAGACAAGCTAGCTAGTATACTGCAGCATATGTACCACATCTCATCGTACATGGTACATCGTCATCGTGTTTCCTTTTTCTCACACCACGCCCGGTAGGTTGTGAGCTGCATGCGTACTTGGTGTACCTCCTGCACATTTCAGCCGTGTGGACCCACGCTAGACTTTATCATAGGAAACGGACGTGGAGCAAGAACTTACCAGACCAATATCTTTTGCAGTTTTCTCTTGGATAGGAAACTTCTTTATTACATACCTTATACCTTTATTAGCATCTATTTTTTCATAAAAACCAAATATATAATCTGGGAATCTATTTAAGCCCATGATAGGTGGTGTGGAAATGTCTCAGAAGTCAGAACACCTTTGAGCATGCACAGGAATTGTGTTTAGTAGATGGTGGGAGTTTCCAGTGTGTCGCAGTCAACCTGTCACCATATGTTTGACATGATGCATGGTCTGCTGTTTGTACTCTCTTATGGAGTATTTCAATAATTATCTAGTTGACCAGATTAATAGGATAGAATTTTAAGAGGGTGTGGCTGAGGCAGGATGTTTGAAGTAATGTTGGAATATAACCTTCATTTCAACAGTTCCATCTGATATAAGCGTTTGAAGTTGTCTGATATAACGCATTAACTTTTAATATAGAGCGAATAACAATAATAATATTGTTTGACCCACCGTGCATGTGTTGCACCCATTAAGATTTTATAATTCATCTTATTATTTGGATCTCAAAGGATCAAATTGTGAATTTGATCTTTAAATTTATCACTCAACTATGAGCAGCTTGGTTATAAAATACGTTAATTTTCCTTCAATTAATAATTATTGTTATGTTCTACAACAATATTTATTATTGAGGAGGGTGAGCCCCCAAGCCGCTCTGTGTGAGCGACTCGGGCGGACACAACCCTTCCCGCCAGTGCCGAACAACGTCGCATCGTGAAGCCCTGCTGGCCgatcggcggcggtggcggagacTATGCTCGCGGCGCAGAGTGGTTCTCAGGCACGAAATGGAGTTCCTATGTGGTCTATGCCAGCGGCAAATGTGTTGCTGCTCGGATCTGCCGTGACCTGCTACGACTGCCTTCTCCCGCGTCAGTGTCATAATGCTGGACGTTAACCGTGCTGCGGCAGGAGACCATCGCATCGCCACGACTCATCTCCCTTCGATCCAAATCGAGGCCTTGAAGGTCTACCTGTCGGTGGCCACATGCGCTGCCCACCCCAGCTGCACCCTCCCTCAAGCTCACTCTATTCAAATGCCAACCTCTAGCGGCTCCACGCGGCACACCCTGCTAGTTATGGCTGCACCTCATGATTTCGTCctccctacccccccccccccccttctgcATCGACCTCTGGGTGGACATCTGGTTGTGAAATAATCGGCTGTGTTTGCCATCCCCTCCCCCATTTAGGATGTGCCACCTGCTGGCTCCCGCCAACCTCGATCTCCCCCATCACCCTCGCACACCACTTCTTCCCGTCCTGTCGATGATGACGGCGCCGCCGGGTTCGCCGACGTCGAGATTCCCCACCCACATGCGCATGCATGCCACCATTTGCTTGGCCAAGGGTGAGGCCGGTCACCCTAGATCAACCAGTCCAATCCACGAATCACGCCTCAGCATTGCCCAAGAGTGTCGTTACAATGGAACACTATCCTCAACTTTCATGTAGATCCTTGCGTCCTTGGTGGTGGTGCTTTTGAGGTGATACCCTTCGTGCTGGTCATGTAGCCCCGCCATCCATGTTCGACTCCTTGCCGACTCCTTGCCCCCTTCGGTGAACTCCTTCACAAATTGGCATCCTTGTGAGGTTTCTCCTTTCCTCCACCTCGCCGCCATTTGGTACCCTTGTTGAATTTTGGTTGTTATGCAGCGCCCTTCATTTACACTCCGCTTGGGGCAAAGAACACCCTTCCTATGGTGATAATTATATCACTAGTACTCTTTGAGATCATGTCATTTCATTATCGcttgcccccctcccccccccccccccccctcccttgGACAAATGAGCACCCTTTCGGTGGAGAATCTGCGCATCCAATGAGCCAGAGTCTCTTCCATCTTCTTTTGCACTCAGTGTCGAGCCCACTCTCCTGTGTGTGCGGCTGTGGGGATGGCAACGTAGCAGCTCCTTAATGATGACTACTAGTGATCGTTGCTGGTGGTTTTGGCATTGACTGTTTTGAAGCTCTCACGTTGTCTTTTGGAGTCTGCCCCCTCCCTCACTATTATGGTTTTGAGATAACATGGGCCACATCACTAAACTCTCTAGCTTTGGAGGTTGTTATTTGCGTCGTGTCGATACCAATGTACTTGGTTTTTAGTGTTCTTCCTTCGGCAAGATGTTTCACCCAATGTTCAGGATATCAGTAACTGGCACCATATCAATCAGTTGCTGAGTAGGGATAAATAGGCGATTTTTTCAGTTAATTGGGTCGGCTATTTGATGTCCCACGAGTAGCGATTAGATGACCGAGATGCCGATTAACTGGCTGATATTTGGAATAATGGTATTACCCCTCAGGTTGTTAAGGTTTTTGATTTGGTTTCCCTTGTAAATGGGATCAAAAAGTTTCTTTGCAAGATATCAATTCAGGTGGGTagcccccctcccctcccccccccccccacctggTTTGACAGTTAAAAAAACATACTCCTTGGTATTTGTGTATATTTTGAGAGCCACCAACAACCTCATTATGCCATTATGTTATTAGTGTATATTTTGTTTGTTGTTCTTACCTTTTGGTATATATATATTCTTCCTTGCACATgtattaataaaaataaatatatatTTATAAATAAAATCTGGGATTTCTTATAAGCTAGTTTACACTTTGTGAACACTATTTTGGCTGAAATTGGGCATGCACACATAGTACAAAGGCCTAGGTTTCGAAGGGGATAGCTGTGGATGGTAGGATGGCGAGGGTGTTTAGGCTTGGGCGCCATGACGGCTGGGGATAGATTGGTTCTGGCGGTAAACCTCCCCTTTTTCTATGTTTATTTCTTTGATCCCTAATCACACCCTAATTCCACAATTTTATAATGCAACTTGGAAGTAATTTAGGGAAGACTTGAACCGACTCAACTAACAAGGAAAGACCTAAACAGAATCCAAACAAACAAAACTTGGAAACCAAGAAAACCTATTCGGCTGGGTCcaataacccccccccccccccccccccccccccctattcTGGAGCAAGTATCACAGCGAGCTCGGTAAGGAGCTGAACTCCCCCTAGGAAGGTACGCCGTGCGCATGTTTGAGACGTGATGCCTGCCCAGATGGATGATAGGACGTGAGCCACACATTGCTGCTTTTCGGTGTGCCTTGCCCATCAAATACATCACTCCACACGGGTATGGTGTTCCAGATAGATGATAGGACGCTGGTTGGGTATGCCGCATGATTAAGGCATTAAAGCCAACATTTTTTTACCCTTAAGCCAGCTATACATCTATACTATACCCTGGTCATGGGGCCCTAAATTTCAGTCGCCCACCTTCGCCTCCACCATTGACAGGGCTGATTACAAATGCTTATTTTTGAGAGATGGGATGCTGGGAAGGTATAGATGAACAATTGGTGGAAAACTATAGAACCGACAGTAACCACTGGCTTTACAAACCTTTGTCTAGAAATGGCTTTGTATGTCTGAATTATGTTTTATTTGAATGGTTGAgaataattttttttgtatgctTTTCACTTGACTAGGAATTGACTGTTCCAGTTGTATTTGAATTTTCTCCATTATTTGAATTCATACTAAAATCTAATAGGCTGGTGTGTGAATGAATTATAATTATCCATCCCATTCATTATTGTGTATTTGCATCTGGATGTGAGTAGGATAATGTATGTGTAATCTGTTGCGATGTGTGCGGTCAACTAGAAACTGCTTTGCCGGGGgtaatcctccttttctaaaaaaagatGCTTTAGTTTACACATTTATATTGCTTATGGTTAGTTTATCATGTCATGCGATTTGTTATTTTGCACATAAAACTTGCCCGGAAATCTTATTTGCACACATTATGCAGGCATAAATTTTGATCTACTTTAATGCATATTGATTTTAGTTTGATCAACATCAAGCTAAGAATTTGGTAGGAGATTTTCTGTACGTGTACTCCTTGTAATAACATGGATATGAGTGTGCTATGACCAACAGTCAGTTGGCGTTCCGATCCAAATattgtttttcttttattttttacaAGTATACTTTGGCATAAATGTCTATGTACATATTTTCTATGGGTCAAATGTGTTTTTACGTCGTAAAGTGGTGTTAGCTGCATAGCAACTATGGCTGTAAATATTTGTGCATAATACTGCATTATTTTACGAATAGTTTTTTGTTTTACCTGGTTGTTACTTTTACATGACCCAACCTGTAGTCAGCCATCTGGGCCCACTCACAGTTATGCTGCTCAATTGTGCAGGAAGTACTTGAAAATTCAAATTTACCTGATGGACTGGATGCTTGCCCATCACAGAAACCTGAGCCTTCACAACATCgcagaaaagagagagaaagaagtAAGAAGGGGAAGATCAATAGTGCAAGGAAGAAGGCTGACACAAAGAAGTGCATTGACAACAATAAAGTTGGCAAAGTGGGAAAATCACGAAATCTGGGAAAATCTCTCCCTAGGCAGGGCATTCTGAAGTACACAGAGCACACATCTGTGATAATGGCCAACGAGAAAGATGTCAATTCAAAAGGCAATGAAGTGATAGAACTATGCTGCAAATCAGTGAAGCGTGTCAAATTCTCAGAAGCAGATGGTGTAATTGACAGTAAGACACAGAGTTGTGAGCTACCCAAACGACAAAGTCTCTGCAAGCTGTTCTCGGATGCTATGGCTTCATTGTCATCCTTGTCATCGTCATCATCCGCGTCTATTGAAGGAGACAAATGCATAACTGCAGAAAGTAGTAGTTCTGACATGCCCAAGGAACCCTTTACTAAGACTACAGATGCAAATAAGCATTGCGATGATGAAGACTCTGCTGAGCCTAGTAACAGACAGATGTCTGCTCCATTCATTGATCTGAATATGACACCACCAGAATGTACTGATTTGGAGTGCACCTATGATTCAAATTTAGAGGTGCCCAATCTTGAGCATACACATGATGAAACTTTAAGTTCTGATGCTGAATTGCTTGCTGGTGGAGAAAACTTGATGAATTTGTCTTTTGGTTCACAGGGACTGGAAAGCCAACCACCTACTACTGACTTCGATAACATAAAGAGTTCAAGATCGGCAGGCACATTTTTGCATGGTGAGCCAATCAATGTTTCTGACATAGTTGCTGTTGGTTCTCCATTGAGCTTAAGAGAACTCGGTGAGACTCGTCGTGGTTGCAGTAATGTTTCAGTAAAAGATACCAGGACTACGAGTACATCTCCTTGTGCATTCCCAGACCATACATTTCAGGACTCATTTCAGCAGCACAAGACTTGGTTCTCCAGCAATGTGGATAATGTTGGCTCCCAGCTTTCTCGTGAATGTAATGTGTCTCGCAGCAAGGAGTTATATTCTCGTTCTGAGTTGAACGTGCAGCACGAGTGTAGTCCTTCTACGGGACAGACAGTTCGTTTGATGGGTAAAGATCTGACAGTTTGCACGACCAGAGGTGAATCGTTTACTGAGACTGCACAGAAACATACAGGTACTTCAACCAATGACTATCTTAAGACAAATGGGTTATTGCCACAAGGACAGCCTTTTTTCTCTTTACAAGCTCAAAGTTTCCCCAATGTTGCAGTAAATTCTACCGGTGCAACTCAAGCTTCAACACATCATGCAAGCACAAGTCAGGCACATTTTGGGTACAGGACTCCACATGATTTCAGTCACCCATTTCCTGCAGCAAATGTGTTTCCTGGAGTTCGATTGCCATATGAAAACAGGTATAGGGACTTTTCAAACTCGCGGACCAATCAGACTTTTCTATTGGGGTGTCCACCTCTTCCCAATCATAGTAGTGCAGCATTCCATCAGAATACGCCGCATCCCTGGCGTTATTTCTCTAATCCTATTGCTGGGGAAGAACCACCTGCAGCACCATTTTTGCCTATAACTGGACAGCACGGGACACCACCTTCGGTGTTCCATGCCAATTCGCCTCGGCAACATGTTGGGCATTCAGCAAGGTCGTCAGTTTGCGCTCTTAACTCTGTGAGTTATACACTCAGCCATCCAGGCCGGGTAGTTCAAGAAGTTTCCAACAGTACAAGAGATGCAGCCCTTCAGTCCAGAAATACAGAGAACCGAACAGGGCGAGCTGTTCCTGAAAATTCCAAAGCTTCGTCTAGTTGTCGCAGTGTGCAGAAGAGATCAGGACCAGTGAAGCTCATTCCCGGCGCGAAGCATATCCTTGTGCCAAGTGATAGCACGCATGGCGACTCTATGCCTGTGTACTCCTGTTTTTCCTTCGGAAGTAGGAGCGGAAATGCTGCAGGGTCTCAGAACAAAGGAGCATGATTGACTATGTGAAATGCTGTAAAATAGATTGACTACCCTGTAAGAATAGTTGCCATACTTTTTCGTGCTTTCTTTGCTTAGTACTTTCTCAGCCGAACCTGTATCCATGACTGGTGTGATCCAAAAGCATGCAATCTGATATTTTCTGTATTCGTCTAAATTTAAATGATTTCTGTTATTGGTAGATTGTGTTACCTACATTTCACATTGGCAACATGGTCATAGTAGGTGCAATTTGTTTTTCTGAGGTTAGTTTTCACTCGTAATGCAACGTCACATTTTTGATATAATTTCTTGGTATACACGAGGCACACTTCAATAACTCCTCAACACTCATAGGTCGCAATTGATCTGGCAAAGAAAAATACGAAGTCTCCGAGAACAAGTGGACAAATAGAATAGGGATAATTGGTTTTATACCTTAGGTGTGTCTCCCTCAGGATTGCCCTTACTTTCTGAAAACACATGGTCTTGCCCAACCCACTTTGGCGTGttgtgcttttgccctttgaccatttGGTTGTCACTTTGAAGACTTCATAACtgattcatactaaatcagaaaaatgcaaataagataccaaaatatTCGGAAAAACATCACCTGTATGTCAATGTCACTTGTATTCATCAAAAAAGTGTTGGTAAGTGCCCATCCGATGTTTTTtctgccacgacttccacgaatgtcattccaCGATGCGGCAAGCCCACTacagttagggcatctccaacggcaatACTCAAACCCCCCACAATCGTCCAGACCGCACGTTCTGGACGTATTGTGCCATTCAATGTGGACCTGTATCGGTCCGTTGGGCGGTCCGGACGTACTTTCTCCTGCAAACTGAAGACAAATTTGGGGGGCTTTGTGGATGTCCAGATAGCACCCACGTCCACTTTTGAACACACTAGCCCACCCAAAACCCTTCCTCCCTCGCTGGCGTGCGTTCCCACTCGACACATTCATGCCGCTGTAAAGCGGCCGCTCCACATTGAAGATGTTTCAGGGCGGTCCCggcctctcacttcctccgccattgaAGCGGCACGCCGGCCGAGGACACATTT
The Aegilops tauschii subsp. strangulata cultivar AL8/78 chromosome 3, Aet v6.0, whole genome shotgun sequence genome window above contains:
- the LOC109770227 gene encoding uncharacterized protein isoform X4, yielding MAAAAFSIRGYAASMRSEAAAEGRRPLGIEHLPPIKAPRFRWWADELASAVAAAAAAAAPSLRRSPGKAKPPKKRSISDLFAAAPPLDVPPAGDSGCNEQTVVDGDEALCAIVRRAKEEKKRKRRLQEEQEETAAAAAPDSSGGRDPRRNFAATKEVLENSNLPDGLDACPSQKPEPSQHRRKERERSKKGKINSARKKADTKKCIDNNKVGKVGKSRNLGKSLPRQGILKYTEHTSVIMANEKDVNSKGNEVIELCCKSVKRVKFSEADGVIDSKTQSCELPKRQSLCKLFSDAMASLSSLSSSSSASIEGDKCITAESSSSDMPKEPFTKTTDANKHCDDEDSAEPSNRQMSAPFIDLNMTPPECTDLECTYDSNLEGLESQPPTTDFDNIKSSRSAGTFLHGEPINVSDIVAVGSPLSLRELGETRRGCSNVSVKDTRTTSTSPCAFPDHTFQDSFQQHKTWFSSNVDNVGSQLSRECNVSRSKELYSRSELNVQHECSPSTGQTVRLMGKDLTVCTTRGESFTETAQKHTVNSTGATQASTHHASTSQAHFGYRTPHDFSHPFPAANVFPGVRLPYENRYRDFSNSRTNQTFLLGCPPLPNHSSAAFHQNTPHPWRYFSNPIAGEEPPAAPFLPITGQHGTPPSVFHANSPRQHVGHSARSSVCALNSVSYTLSHPGRVVQEVSNSTRDAALQSRNTENRTGRAVPENSKASSSCRSVQKRSGPVKLIPGAKHILVPSDSTHGDSMPVYSCFSFGSRSGNAAGSQNKGA
- the LOC109770227 gene encoding uncharacterized protein isoform X1; the encoded protein is MAAAAFSIRGYAASMRSEAAAEGRRPLGIEHLPPIKAPRFRWWADELASAVAAAAAAAAPSLRRSPGKAKPPKKRSISDLFAAAPPLDVPPAGDSGCNEQTVVDGDEALCAIVRRAKEEKKRKRRLQEEQEETAAAAAPDSSGGRDPRRNFAATKEVLENSNLPDGLDACPSQKPEPSQHRRKERERSKKGKINSARKKADTKKCIDNNKVGKVGKSRNLGKSLPRQGILKYTEHTSVIMANEKDVNSKGNEVIELCCKSVKRVKFSEADGVIDSKTQSCELPKRQSLCKLFSDAMASLSSLSSSSSASIEGDKCITAESSSSDMPKEPFTKTTDANKHCDDEDSAEPSNRQMSAPFIDLNMTPPECTDLECTYDSNLEVPNLEHTHDETLSSDAELLAGGENLMNLSFGSQGLESQPPTTDFDNIKSSRSAGTFLHGEPINVSDIVAVGSPLSLRELGETRRGCSNVSVKDTRTTSTSPCAFPDHTFQDSFQQHKTWFSSNVDNVGSQLSRECNVSRSKELYSRSELNVQHECSPSTGQTVRLMGKDLTVCTTRGESFTETAQKHTGTSTNDYLKTNGLLPQGQPFFSLQAQSFPNVAVNSTGATQASTHHASTSQAHFGYRTPHDFSHPFPAANVFPGVRLPYENRYRDFSNSRTNQTFLLGCPPLPNHSSAAFHQNTPHPWRYFSNPIAGEEPPAAPFLPITGQHGTPPSVFHANSPRQHVGHSARSSVCALNSVSYTLSHPGRVVQEVSNSTRDAALQSRNTENRTGRAVPENSKASSSCRSVQKRSGPVKLIPGAKHILVPSDSTHGDSMPVYSCFSFGSRSGNAAGSQNKGA
- the LOC109770227 gene encoding uncharacterized protein isoform X2, translating into MAAAAFSIRGYAASMRSEAAAEGRRPLGIEHLPPIKAPRFRWWADELASAVAAAAAAAAPSLRRSPGKAKPPKKRSISDLFAAAPPLDVPPAGDSGCNEQTVVDGDEALCAIVRRAKEEKKRKRRLQEEQEETAAAAAPDSSGGRDPRRNFAATKEVLENSNLPDGLDACPSQKPEPSQHRRKERERSKKGKINSARKKADTKKCIDNNKVGKVGKSRNLGKSLPRQGILKYTEHTSVIMANEKDVNSKGNEVIELCCKSVKRVKFSEADGVIDSKTQSCELPKRQSLCKLFSDAMASLSSLSSSSSASIEGDKCITAESSSSDMPKEPFTKTTDANKHCDDEDSAEPSNRQMSAPFIDLNMTPPECTDLECTYDSNLEVPNLEHTHDETLSSDAELLAGGENLMNLSFGSQGLESQPPTTDFDNIKSSRSAGTFLHGEPINVSDIVAVGSPLSLRELGETRRGCSNVSVKDTRTTSTSPCAFPDHTFQDSFQQHKTWFSSNVDNVGSQLSRECNVSRSKELYSRSELNVQHECSPSTGQTVRLMGKDLTVCTTRGESFTETAQKHTVNSTGATQASTHHASTSQAHFGYRTPHDFSHPFPAANVFPGVRLPYENRYRDFSNSRTNQTFLLGCPPLPNHSSAAFHQNTPHPWRYFSNPIAGEEPPAAPFLPITGQHGTPPSVFHANSPRQHVGHSARSSVCALNSVSYTLSHPGRVVQEVSNSTRDAALQSRNTENRTGRAVPENSKASSSCRSVQKRSGPVKLIPGAKHILVPSDSTHGDSMPVYSCFSFGSRSGNAAGSQNKGA
- the LOC109770227 gene encoding uncharacterized protein isoform X3; this translates as MAAAAFSIRGYAASMRSEAAAEGRRPLGIEHLPPIKAPRFRWWADELASAVAAAAAAAAPSLRRSPGKAKPPKKRSISDLFAAAPPLDVPPAGDSGCNEQTVVDGDEALCAIVRRAKEEKKRKRRLQEEQEETAAAAAPDSSGGRDPRRNFAATKEVLENSNLPDGLDACPSQKPEPSQHRRKERERSKKGKINSARKKADTKKCIDNNKVGKVGKSRNLGKSLPRQGILKYTEHTSVIMANEKDVNSKGNEVIELCCKSVKRVKFSEADGVIDSKTQSCELPKRQSLCKLFSDAMASLSSLSSSSSASIEGDKCITAESSSSDMPKEPFTKTTDANKHCDDEDSAEPSNRQMSAPFIDLNMTPPECTDLECTYDSNLEGLESQPPTTDFDNIKSSRSAGTFLHGEPINVSDIVAVGSPLSLRELGETRRGCSNVSVKDTRTTSTSPCAFPDHTFQDSFQQHKTWFSSNVDNVGSQLSRECNVSRSKELYSRSELNVQHECSPSTGQTVRLMGKDLTVCTTRGESFTETAQKHTGTSTNDYLKTNGLLPQGQPFFSLQAQSFPNVAVNSTGATQASTHHASTSQAHFGYRTPHDFSHPFPAANVFPGVRLPYENRYRDFSNSRTNQTFLLGCPPLPNHSSAAFHQNTPHPWRYFSNPIAGEEPPAAPFLPITGQHGTPPSVFHANSPRQHVGHSARSSVCALNSVSYTLSHPGRVVQEVSNSTRDAALQSRNTENRTGRAVPENSKASSSCRSVQKRSGPVKLIPGAKHILVPSDSTHGDSMPVYSCFSFGSRSGNAAGSQNKGA